A region of Thiofilum sp. DNA encodes the following proteins:
- a CDS encoding phosphotransferase, with protein MTQDARFTQLTMWVHSLSGWETALISPASTDASFRRYFRATTAQRSAIIMDAPPDKLSINPFLDMTIRLHEANVRVPQIYAQNSLDGFLLLEDFGNTLYFQQLTPATADHLYYSAMDSLLRLQVADCDHIAEYTPEFLLMEMNLMPEWFLKRHLGLMDYEIPQSLLQNTFAALVEAAQEQPSCFIHRDYHSRNLMLLPNDEMGVIDYQDAFLGPITYDLVSLLRDCYISWPEHRVQRWALAFHKQAIARGNIPPVDEITFMRWFDLMGLQRHIKVLGIFCRLYYRDGKPQYLNDLARVLLYVMEVGERHPETRALVAWLEKMDIPERIGVIELAA; from the coding sequence ATGACACAGGATGCACGGTTTACACAATTAACCATGTGGGTTCATTCTCTCTCCGGTTGGGAAACAGCGTTGATCTCTCCCGCCTCAACAGATGCCAGCTTTAGACGTTACTTCCGCGCGACGACGGCACAACGCAGTGCAATCATTATGGATGCCCCGCCCGATAAGCTAAGCATTAACCCGTTTTTGGATATGACGATACGCCTACATGAAGCGAACGTTAGAGTACCGCAAATCTACGCACAAAATAGCTTAGATGGCTTTCTACTGTTAGAGGATTTCGGAAATACGCTGTATTTTCAACAGTTAACGCCTGCTACGGCTGATCATTTATATTACAGCGCGATGGACAGCCTACTGCGTCTACAAGTCGCTGATTGTGATCATATCGCGGAATACACACCTGAATTTCTGTTGATGGAAATGAATTTAATGCCAGAATGGTTCCTCAAGCGCCATTTAGGTCTAATGGATTATGAAATTCCTCAGTCTCTGTTACAAAACACCTTTGCAGCCTTAGTGGAAGCAGCCCAAGAGCAACCCTCTTGCTTTATCCATCGAGACTACCACTCACGCAATCTGATGCTGTTGCCTAATGATGAGATGGGGGTGATTGATTATCAAGATGCGTTTCTAGGCCCTATTACTTATGATTTAGTGTCACTCCTCAGGGATTGTTATATTAGTTGGCCTGAGCATCGGGTGCAGCGTTGGGCGCTCGCTTTCCATAAACAAGCGATTGCTAGAGGTAATATTCCACCGGTGGATGAAATTACCTTTATGCGTTGGTTTGATCTTATGGGTCTACAGCGCCATATTAAAGTCTTAGGTATTTTCTGTCGTCTTTATTATCGTGATGGTAAGCCGCAATATCTCAATGATTTAGCTAGGGTATTGCTTTATGTCATGGAAGTGGGTGAACGTCATCCCGAAACGCGTGCCTTAGTCGCATGGTTAGAAAAGATGGATATACCTGAACGTATTGGCGTGATTGAATTAGCTGCGTAA
- the murU gene encoding N-acetylmuramate alpha-1-phosphate uridylyltransferase MurU has protein sequence MKAMILAAGLGTRMRPLTNYTPKPLLLVGRKPLIEWHIEKLVAAGIREIVINIAHLGWQIPETLGNGERWNIQIRYSDEQREGALETAGGIIKALPLLGKQPFLVVNGDIWCDFDFNNLTLKPNDLAQLVLVPNPPHHPEGDFALLDDRVCNQGTPPLYTFSGIGLYSPMLFANLPQGKRPLAPLLRSSMIQRRIGGQLYTGDWRDIGTPERLHELDDELTARA, from the coding sequence ATGAAAGCCATGATCCTTGCTGCCGGACTCGGTACTCGTATGCGTCCGCTCACTAACTATACCCCTAAACCTTTACTGCTAGTGGGTCGTAAGCCTCTGATTGAGTGGCATATTGAAAAGCTAGTAGCAGCGGGTATTCGTGAAATTGTGATTAATATTGCCCATTTAGGCTGGCAAATACCCGAAACTTTGGGCAATGGTGAACGCTGGAATATTCAGATTCGCTATTCCGATGAGCAACGTGAAGGCGCTTTAGAAACCGCTGGCGGCATTATCAAGGCTTTACCCTTATTGGGTAAGCAACCGTTTTTAGTGGTGAATGGTGATATTTGGTGCGATTTTGATTTTAATAATCTCACCCTAAAACCTAATGACTTAGCTCAATTAGTATTAGTCCCTAATCCTCCCCATCATCCTGAAGGTGATTTTGCCCTGCTTGATGATCGGGTTTGTAATCAAGGCACGCCCCCCCTATACACCTTTAGTGGCATTGGTTTATATAGCCCCATGCTCTTTGCTAATCTACCTCAAGGTAAACGTCCCCTCGCTCCACTTTTACGTAGTTCTATGATTCAAAGACGTATTGGAGGGCAGCTTTATACTGGCGATTGGCGTGATATTGGTACGCCGGAGCGCTTGCATGAACTGGATGATGAGCTGACCGCAAGGGCTTAG
- a CDS encoding MBL fold metallo-hydrolase: protein MANYQALGDGIYCIDTALYRTGMAACYLITEGDAAAFIDTGTYFTIPHLLEVLDAIGLSPAHVHYVIPTHVHLDHGGGAGELMAHCPNATLITHSKGIPHMVDPSKLQAGSTVVYGAEAFAKDYGKLVPIPAERARAALEGEKISLNGRQLLLLETAGHANHHICIFDTQTQMGFTGDTFGISYREFDTPQGAWLFAPTTPVAFDPGHWQASIDKLMALNPQAMHLTHYGRVTEMERLSHMLRQSVTDLSQLALKAYETESDSVKRKALIQDQIRTLWLQQLREHGCTLSTETCLELLAVDLDLNAQGLEVWLQRLAKKAA from the coding sequence GTGGCAAATTACCAAGCATTAGGTGACGGCATTTATTGCATTGATACGGCATTGTATCGCACGGGCATGGCAGCCTGTTATTTGATCACGGAAGGTGATGCAGCAGCCTTTATCGATACAGGTACTTACTTCACTATCCCTCACCTCCTCGAAGTATTGGACGCCATCGGACTCTCACCGGCTCATGTGCACTATGTCATTCCTACGCACGTCCATCTTGATCATGGTGGGGGCGCAGGTGAGCTGATGGCACATTGCCCTAATGCCACCCTGATTACCCATAGCAAAGGCATTCCTCATATGGTGGACCCGTCAAAACTGCAAGCGGGTTCAACAGTGGTCTATGGTGCGGAGGCTTTTGCTAAAGATTATGGCAAACTGGTTCCTATCCCCGCAGAACGTGCGCGGGCTGCGCTAGAGGGTGAAAAAATCAGCCTTAATGGGCGGCAGTTATTGTTGCTTGAAACCGCAGGGCATGCGAACCATCATATTTGTATTTTCGATACTCAAACCCAAATGGGCTTTACAGGTGATACCTTTGGGATTTCTTACCGCGAATTTGATACACCTCAAGGAGCATGGCTCTTTGCTCCTACTACCCCCGTAGCTTTTGATCCAGGCCATTGGCAGGCTAGCATTGATAAGCTCATGGCACTAAACCCTCAAGCTATGCACCTCACTCACTATGGGCGCGTGACGGAGATGGAGCGCTTATCTCACATGCTACGCCAAAGCGTGACTGATCTGAGCCAACTAGCCTTAAAAGCCTATGAAACCGAATCGGATAGCGTTAAACGTAAAGCCTTGATTCAAGATCAGATTCGCACCTTATGGCTGCAACAATTACGTGAGCACGGTTGCACCTTAAGTACTGAAACCTGTTTAGAACTATTGGCGGTTGATCTTGATTTAAATGCTCAAGGGCTAGAAGTATGGCTACAACGTCTCGCTAAAAAAGCTGCTTAA
- a CDS encoding fumarylacetoacetate hydrolase family protein produces MKLGTCLYEGESYVFIDVGTHLLLPGLDENDQEMAWFDMGILIADYEELKPKLERIIDLDNPALEIDYADVTYQAPHPHPNQNVMCLGLNYLEHAQESAQAFNKTGKAPQYPIIFTKAVSSITGHNATIPFDPDTCSELDWEVELAVIIGKQGRKITREQAYDYVFGYTVLNDLSARDIQRNHKQFFLGKSFDGACPMGPYIVTKDEIPNPHDLTISCRVNGIIKQEANTGLMIFDIPAIIETISRSQTLYPGDIIATGTPSGVGFARNPPEFLKPNDVVECEIGGIGVLKNQIGLSA; encoded by the coding sequence ATGAAACTAGGTACGTGCCTCTATGAAGGTGAAAGCTATGTGTTTATTGATGTCGGAACCCATTTATTGCTACCGGGTTTAGATGAAAATGATCAAGAAATGGCTTGGTTTGATATGGGTATTCTCATAGCCGATTATGAAGAATTAAAACCCAAACTAGAGCGTATTATTGACCTCGATAATCCTGCTTTAGAAATTGATTATGCCGACGTGACCTATCAAGCACCTCACCCCCACCCTAATCAAAATGTTATGTGCCTAGGATTAAATTATTTAGAACATGCTCAAGAAAGCGCTCAAGCATTTAATAAAACCGGAAAAGCCCCTCAATACCCGATTATTTTTACTAAAGCAGTAAGCAGTATCACCGGGCATAATGCCACTATTCCTTTTGATCCTGATACTTGTTCTGAGCTGGATTGGGAGGTCGAATTAGCGGTTATTATAGGTAAACAAGGACGTAAAATTACTCGTGAACAAGCCTATGATTATGTATTTGGCTATACGGTATTAAATGATTTGAGTGCGCGTGATATTCAGCGTAATCATAAACAATTCTTTCTCGGTAAAAGCTTTGATGGTGCTTGTCCTATGGGACCTTATATAGTCACTAAAGATGAAATCCCTAATCCACATGATTTAACTATTAGCTGTCGAGTGAATGGTATTATTAAACAAGAGGCGAATACTGGGCTAATGATTTTTGATATTCCCGCGATTATAGAAACGATTTCGCGTAGTCAAACTTTATACCCCGGAGATATAATTGCTACAGGCACACCCAGTGGAGTAGGTTTTGCGCGTAATCCACCGGAATTTTTAAAACCAAATGATGTGGTGGAGTGTGAGATTGGGGGGATAGGGGTCTTGAAGAATCAGATCGGACTGTCTGCTTAA
- a CDS encoding DUF1778 domain-containing protein: MNTVPTLVETKIPPLNIRIRADQRRLIEQAAEAMDKTVSDFVREAALREATHTLLDQALFQLNQADWDKFNDALNHPPTTNPGLHDLLTRKPVWGQ; the protein is encoded by the coding sequence ATGAACACTGTACCGACTTTAGTAGAGACTAAAATACCTCCACTCAATATCCGTATTCGCGCTGATCAACGCCGCTTAATTGAGCAAGCGGCTGAAGCAATGGACAAAACTGTGTCAGATTTTGTGCGTGAAGCAGCCTTACGCGAGGCGACGCATACTTTGCTAGATCAAGCCTTATTTCAATTGAACCAAGCGGATTGGGATAAATTTAATGACGCTTTAAACCATCCACCCACTACGAACCCTGGCCTACATGACTTGCTGACTCGTAAACCAGTTTGGGGGCAATAA
- a CDS encoding GNAT family N-acetyltransferase, whose product MLNAPKPLQDHHDLSAFDCGEPILNEWLKQRARKNEVLGASRTFVVCNVMSVVGYYALAAGSVTHDLAVSKIKRNMPDPIPVIILGRLAIDQHYKRQGLGYSLLQDVLLRCHAAAQHIGARALLVHALSESAKQFYEHFGFRASPINERTLMILLSEIVPNY is encoded by the coding sequence ATGCTGAATGCTCCTAAACCCTTACAGGATCACCATGATCTCAGTGCCTTTGACTGTGGTGAGCCTATTTTAAATGAGTGGCTCAAACAACGCGCACGCAAAAATGAAGTATTGGGAGCTTCGCGTACTTTTGTAGTATGTAATGTTATGTCAGTGGTGGGTTATTATGCCCTAGCAGCGGGTTCAGTAACCCATGACTTAGCCGTTAGCAAAATTAAACGCAATATGCCTGATCCCATTCCGGTTATTATATTGGGACGCTTAGCTATCGATCAGCACTATAAAAGACAAGGCTTAGGCTATTCTCTATTACAAGATGTTTTATTACGTTGCCATGCTGCTGCCCAACATATTGGCGCTAGAGCTTTATTAGTGCATGCACTCTCTGAGAGCGCTAAACAGTTTTATGAGCATTTTGGCTTTAGAGCATCCCCGATTAATGAGCGCACTTTAATGATTTTGCTTAGCGAAATTGTCCCTAATTATTAG
- a CDS encoding AAA family ATPase, translated as MLVLPYGISDFYQIRTQHYRYLDRTHYLPILEQAGKQLVFLRPRRFGKSLLISMLEHYYDLNKAEQFALLFGDLNIGQHPTTEHNQYLILRWDFSMVSAIGDIEHIKHSLFTHINLAIKDFARQYQNLLQGQIDIIPDALGSFQSLVDIVSASHQQLYLLIDEYDNFANEVLISAVQGEQRYRDLLSGEGIVKTLFKIIKGSASEGKIARVFITGVSPIVLADMTSGYNVAVNIALHEELNSLCGITEVELIELLTEVVDGCQSNGSVSYLLDTMRQFYNGYRFCHDLKEPTVYNPTLCFYFLNYYQRRCETPLQLLDGNLAMDASRIRYIANLPLGHQVISQILDEQNPPTLTFLENQFGVEHLHKLQQLPSYMLSLMYYFGVLTIVGQGELEDIVLGVPNRVIYRLYVEELKEQLLPLGDQPHITQLARQFYQTAHLSPLADALEAKYFAVFDNRDYRWSNELTIKTAFMTLLFNDAYYIMDSEASVQRRYTDLVMIIRPSMRKHQTLKDFVLEFKYLKLGDLGLNAEAVRAQSREELLQLPLVQEHLKHALDQLGAYRTTLNNRYQQPERLYCIAIIALGFERLVWQVL; from the coding sequence ATGTTAGTACTGCCTTATGGAATCAGTGATTTTTACCAAATCCGTACCCAACACTATCGCTATCTAGATCGCACCCACTATTTACCAATCCTTGAGCAAGCGGGTAAACAATTAGTGTTCTTACGTCCGCGTCGCTTTGGTAAGTCATTACTGATTTCTATGCTGGAGCACTATTATGATCTGAATAAGGCAGAGCAATTTGCGTTACTCTTTGGGGATCTTAATATAGGTCAACACCCTACCACCGAGCATAATCAGTATTTAATTCTGCGTTGGGATTTTTCTATGGTATCTGCCATTGGTGATATTGAGCACATCAAACACAGTTTATTTACCCATATCAATCTCGCTATTAAAGATTTTGCACGTCAATATCAAAACTTGTTACAAGGACAGATTGACATTATTCCTGATGCCTTAGGCTCTTTTCAATCCTTGGTGGATATAGTGTCTGCTAGTCACCAACAACTCTATCTATTGATTGATGAATACGATAATTTTGCTAATGAGGTATTGATTAGTGCTGTGCAAGGGGAGCAACGTTACCGTGATTTATTAAGCGGCGAGGGGATTGTCAAAACGTTATTTAAAATCATTAAAGGATCAGCCTCTGAAGGAAAAATAGCACGAGTTTTTATTACGGGAGTGTCACCTATTGTGCTAGCTGATATGACCAGTGGTTATAATGTGGCAGTTAATATTGCTCTACATGAGGAATTAAATAGTCTTTGTGGTATTACAGAAGTAGAGTTAATAGAACTATTGACAGAGGTGGTAGATGGTTGTCAGTCAAATGGTTCAGTATCTTACCTATTAGATACTATGCGGCAATTTTATAATGGCTACCGTTTTTGCCACGATTTAAAAGAGCCTACAGTTTACAATCCTACTTTATGCTTTTATTTTCTAAATTATTATCAGCGTCGTTGTGAAACACCTCTACAACTACTCGATGGCAATTTAGCTATGGACGCCAGTCGTATTCGCTATATTGCTAATTTACCTTTAGGTCATCAAGTGATTAGCCAAATCCTCGATGAGCAAAACCCACCTACTTTAACCTTTTTAGAGAATCAATTCGGGGTTGAGCACTTACATAAACTGCAACAATTACCCAGTTATATGTTGTCTTTAATGTATTATTTTGGAGTGCTCACTATTGTTGGGCAGGGTGAGCTAGAGGATATTGTGTTAGGTGTCCCTAATCGCGTTATTTATCGTTTATATGTGGAAGAATTAAAAGAACAATTGCTCCCCCTCGGTGATCAACCCCATATCACTCAATTAGCACGGCAATTTTATCAAACTGCCCACTTGAGTCCATTAGCTGATGCGCTAGAAGCAAAATACTTTGCGGTATTCGATAATCGGGACTATCGCTGGAGTAATGAGCTGACCATTAAAACGGCTTTTATGACACTCTTATTTAATGATGCGTACTATATTATGGACTCCGAGGCAAGTGTACAGCGCCGCTATACTGATTTAGTCATGATTATTCGCCCTAGTATGCGTAAGCATCAAACCCTCAAAGATTTTGTCTTAGAGTTTAAGTATTTAAAACTAGGCGATTTAGGTTTAAATGCTGAAGCAGTACGAGCGCAAAGTCGAGAGGAGTTATTGCAATTGCCTTTGGTACAAGAACACCTTAAGCATGCTTTAGATCAATTAGGTGCTTATCGTACCACCTTAAATAATCGTTATCAGCAACCTGAACGCCTGTATTGTATTGCGATTATTGCTTTAGGCTTTGAGCGTTTAGTGTGGCAGGTGCTTTAG
- the recQ gene encoding DNA helicase RecQ produces the protein MQRAYEILEQVYGYSAFRPPQAEIINTLLQGKDALALMPTGGGKSLCYQIPALIRAGVGVIVSPLIALMQDQVSALKQLGVRAAFLNSTLNLQQVIDIERSLKAQQLDLLYVAPERLLMERTLTLLDQLNIALFAIDEAHCVSQWGHDFRPEYQKLSQLVERYPQVPRIALTATADPRTRQEIITQLSLEQAKIFAPSFDRPNIQYAIHDLPNAKQALWDFIRTEHRNDAGIVYCLSRKRVEEVAAWLSAQGRTALPYHAGLEAEVRQRNQERFLREDGIIMVATIAFGMGIDKPDVRFVAHLNLPKSIEAYYQETGRAGRDGEPAHSWMSYGLGDVITLRQMLAESTASEQHKRVEHYRLDAMLALCEMSTCRRQALLSYLGETGSPPCGNCDNCLNPPKTWDATVAAQKALSCVYRTGQRFGVNYLIEVLLGKRTERIVQFNHHQVSTFGIGTDQTEAQWRSIYRQLLALGYLSVDLEGHGGLQLTELARPLLKGQSTLHLKLSVKPDKKAAKAERERLTKQALTEAEQPLWEGLRNLRMRLAQAQNVPPFAIFHDSTLLEMVKRHPHTLAELRRIHGVGEYKFEHYGGLFLEVLQAYPRLNAVNGLSETINTTLSLHHKGHSPERIAQLRELKLSTIYSHLAEAIEVGALALESVVQLDGAELQRIISAFDLLDENTKALSPIYEALEQQYSYEILKCVRASLGR, from the coding sequence ATGCAGCGAGCTTATGAAATATTAGAACAAGTATATGGGTATTCAGCCTTTAGACCTCCGCAAGCAGAGATTATTAATACCCTGTTACAAGGTAAAGACGCACTCGCCTTAATGCCGACAGGCGGTGGTAAATCACTCTGTTATCAAATACCTGCTCTCATTCGGGCAGGAGTGGGGGTTATTGTTTCTCCCTTAATTGCTCTGATGCAGGATCAAGTAAGTGCTTTAAAACAGTTGGGAGTACGAGCCGCTTTTTTAAATTCTACTTTAAACTTGCAACAAGTTATTGATATAGAAAGGTCTTTAAAAGCACAGCAGTTAGATTTGCTCTATGTTGCGCCTGAACGCCTATTGATGGAGCGCACGCTTACTCTCTTAGATCAGCTCAATATTGCTCTATTTGCCATTGATGAGGCACATTGCGTGTCGCAATGGGGACATGATTTTCGCCCTGAATATCAAAAGTTATCGCAATTGGTCGAGCGCTACCCGCAGGTTCCGCGTATTGCTTTAACGGCTACGGCTGATCCGCGTACCCGTCAGGAAATTATTACTCAGCTCTCATTAGAGCAGGCTAAGATTTTTGCCCCTAGCTTTGATCGTCCTAATATTCAGTATGCGATTCATGATTTGCCTAATGCTAAGCAAGCCCTATGGGATTTTATTCGTACTGAGCACCGTAATGATGCAGGGATTGTGTATTGCTTGTCGCGTAAGCGAGTGGAGGAAGTGGCGGCATGGTTGAGTGCTCAAGGGCGCACCGCACTGCCCTATCATGCGGGACTAGAGGCTGAAGTGCGCCAGCGTAATCAAGAACGTTTTTTGCGTGAAGACGGGATTATTATGGTGGCCACCATAGCCTTTGGCATGGGGATAGATAAGCCCGATGTACGCTTTGTAGCGCATTTAAATTTACCCAAAAGTATTGAGGCCTATTATCAAGAAACGGGGCGGGCGGGACGCGATGGTGAGCCTGCTCATTCGTGGATGAGTTATGGACTAGGTGATGTGATTACCTTGCGCCAGATGTTGGCTGAGTCTACAGCGTCCGAGCAGCACAAGCGCGTGGAGCATTATCGCCTAGATGCGATGTTGGCTTTATGTGAGATGAGTACCTGTCGACGCCAAGCCTTATTGAGTTATTTAGGGGAGACGGGTTCTCCCCCTTGCGGTAATTGTGATAATTGCTTAAATCCACCTAAAACATGGGATGCCACCGTTGCCGCACAAAAAGCCTTATCTTGTGTGTATCGCACGGGACAGCGTTTTGGGGTGAATTATTTAATTGAGGTGCTATTGGGCAAACGCACCGAGCGTATAGTGCAATTTAACCATCATCAGGTGAGTACCTTTGGCATTGGCACGGATCAAACAGAGGCTCAGTGGCGCAGTATTTATCGGCAGCTTTTGGCTTTAGGCTATTTAAGTGTAGATTTGGAAGGGCATGGCGGTTTGCAACTCACTGAGTTGGCACGTCCTTTATTAAAAGGGCAGAGTACTTTGCATCTTAAATTGAGTGTTAAACCAGACAAGAAGGCGGCTAAAGCCGAACGCGAACGCTTAACTAAGCAAGCGCTAACGGAGGCTGAACAGCCTTTATGGGAAGGCTTACGCAATCTTAGAATGCGTTTGGCACAGGCTCAAAATGTGCCACCCTTTGCTATTTTCCACGACTCCACCTTGCTGGAAATGGTGAAACGCCATCCTCATACCTTGGCAGAATTACGTCGTATTCATGGGGTCGGAGAGTATAAATTTGAGCATTATGGTGGTTTGTTTTTAGAAGTGCTACAAGCCTATCCGCGCCTAAATGCAGTTAATGGTCTGAGTGAAACCATCAATACTACGCTAAGTCTGCATCATAAAGGTCATAGTCCAGAGCGCATTGCTCAGTTAAGGGAGTTAAAGCTTAGTACTATTTATAGCCATTTAGCCGAGGCGATTGAGGTAGGAGCGCTTGCTTTAGAGTCTGTAGTGCAATTAGATGGGGCTGAATTACAGCGCATTATTAGTGCATTTGATTTACTGGATGAAAATACCAAAGCATTAAGTCCTATTTATGAGGCTTTAGAGCAGCAATATAGTTATGAGATTTTAAAATGTGTACGAGCGAGTTTAGGACGTTAG
- a CDS encoding D-alanyl-D-alanine carboxypeptidase gives MLTGHWARRLVIPLVLTSTMGVVYAEDYDQYQQNLAYQGEEYYDPQTVPVSYSEPELVYAENYPAQAYLPPEPLQVAQKTREQYNQEWQQNQLRQRLAQQQQTTQQQREAALRRQEQAYMNEVRQQQELARRRALNQQQLVQQRAQQQQARQRALQQQQLAQQQRLAQQQGQSYQPPALYAQPNSKVYNGGAYYNRLPDTIAALLRSARTSEANMSTYVRSVRGGPALIAANADRPSNPASTMKLVTSYVALGTLGANYRWPTELYITGNIAGGVLRGDVILKGYGDPDFRENDLVGMLQVLRARGVQHIAGNVLVDRSYFQLPYEPPGAFDGKAGAAYNAQPDALLYNERGSCYEFRNLKGQIQRICPLPRNAKAVADLNTNLFGGFWKVWVGILGGNLQGSFHENRVPPNAQLIHRHYSQPLSEILKTVNKDSNNVMARQIMLSVGAQQLGAPGTPRKGAEATGRYLESRGLYFPELRIENGAGLSRIERISARHLGEMLVDAFNSPVRDALMESMPALGMEGTVRNRLKGSAARGYGRFKTGTLRNVRALAGYLQSLDGEIYAVSILHNDSSMGAKTKKAHDKLVEWIFAARR, from the coding sequence ATGTTGACAGGGCATTGGGCAAGGAGGCTTGTTATTCCATTAGTCTTAACAAGCACTATGGGGGTAGTTTATGCTGAAGACTACGATCAATATCAACAAAACCTAGCCTATCAGGGCGAGGAATATTATGACCCGCAGACGGTTCCGGTTAGTTATTCTGAGCCTGAACTCGTATATGCTGAAAACTATCCAGCACAGGCTTATCTACCTCCAGAACCTTTACAGGTCGCGCAAAAAACCCGCGAGCAATATAACCAAGAATGGCAGCAAAACCAGTTACGCCAGCGTCTTGCACAACAGCAACAAACGACACAGCAGCAACGTGAAGCAGCGCTACGTCGTCAAGAACAAGCGTATATGAACGAGGTGCGCCAGCAACAAGAGCTAGCACGCCGCCGCGCCTTAAACCAACAGCAGTTAGTTCAGCAAAGAGCGCAACAGCAACAAGCACGGCAACGAGCATTACAACAACAGCAATTAGCCCAGCAGCAGCGCTTAGCGCAACAACAAGGGCAATCCTATCAGCCACCCGCTCTCTATGCACAACCTAATTCTAAAGTCTATAACGGTGGAGCTTATTATAATCGCTTACCTGATACTATAGCGGCACTGTTGCGCAGCGCTCGTACCAGCGAAGCCAATATGAGCACCTATGTGCGTAGTGTGCGCGGTGGTCCAGCCCTCATTGCAGCGAATGCTGATCGCCCTAGTAATCCAGCCTCTACTATGAAACTGGTCACGAGTTATGTGGCTCTAGGTACGCTAGGTGCTAATTATCGTTGGCCGACTGAGCTTTATATTACGGGTAATATTGCAGGAGGAGTACTACGCGGTGATGTGATTCTGAAAGGCTATGGTGATCCCGATTTCAGAGAAAACGATTTAGTCGGTATGCTGCAAGTATTACGTGCGCGTGGTGTGCAGCATATTGCAGGTAATGTTCTAGTAGATCGTAGTTACTTCCAACTCCCTTATGAGCCGCCCGGAGCTTTCGATGGTAAAGCAGGTGCTGCCTATAACGCTCAACCCGATGCGCTACTTTATAATGAGCGCGGTAGTTGTTATGAGTTCCGTAATTTAAAAGGACAAATTCAACGGATTTGCCCACTACCACGTAATGCTAAAGCGGTCGCAGATTTAAATACCAATCTATTTGGTGGCTTTTGGAAGGTATGGGTAGGGATATTAGGAGGCAATTTACAAGGCAGCTTCCATGAAAACCGTGTACCGCCTAATGCCCAACTCATCCATCGCCATTATTCACAACCCCTGTCTGAAATCCTAAAAACGGTGAACAAGGACAGCAATAATGTCATGGCACGCCAAATCATGCTTTCCGTCGGTGCACAACAACTAGGAGCGCCAGGGACACCACGCAAAGGGGCTGAAGCCACTGGGCGCTATTTGGAAAGTCGTGGCTTGTATTTCCCAGAATTACGTATCGAAAATGGTGCAGGCTTAAGCCGCATTGAACGCATTAGTGCTCGTCATTTAGGTGAGATGCTAGTTGATGCGTTTAACAGCCCTGTGCGGGATGCTTTAATGGAGTCTATGCCTGCTTTAGGTATGGAAGGCACTGTACGTAATCGGCTAAAAGGCAGCGCTGCTCGTGGCTATGGACGTTTTAAAACCGGAACGTTACGTAATGTACGTGCCCTAGCTGGGTATCTACAATCTTTAGATGGAGAAATTTATGCGGTTTCTATTTTGCATAATGACTCCTCTATGGGAGCCAAAACCAAAAAGGCTCATGATAAATTAGTAGAATGGATCTTCGCTGCTCGACGTTAA